AGCCAACCGTAAACCGCAAAGCCTCTCAGGCCTGTTGTCACCGCCTGATCGAACCGCCGGTGATCAATGAATCGCTCCTGGCCGTCACCTGCCATTTGCAAGTGACCTTGCAACTGGCGGGAACATGGATCCAGCGGCGCTGGAAACCTTTACGCCAAAAAAAGCCCGACGGACATTACCTTTCCCTCACCCAGTGGCTGGCCAGCGGCCGCTGCCAGCTGGTCTCCGGAGGCGACTACCCGACAGGACTCGGCCTCTGGAAGACCGCCGTGGAACAACTCTTCCCCCTGATCCTTCAGGAGACAGGTTCGGATGAACCTGCCCGGCTGCTCCGCTGGGTGAAAGCCAAATGCCTCACCGCCATGACGCAGACACCCGCACGCCTGAACCAACAAGGCCACCTTCTGGGAACCCCTCGTCCCCAGGCAATCGCCGATCTTCTCCTCCTGGAGAGCGATCCGCTGGGAGATAACGAACAACTGAACCTGTACCCGCATCTCCAGCAGGTCATCATCGGCGGCCAAAAGGTGGACTTCTGGTGATGACGGCTGCCAATTACACCTTGCCGCCCACGGAGCAAAGCTGCCGAAAACGCTCATACAACAGCACAGCCGCCGCTGTCGCGACATTGAGCGACTCGGCCTCTCCGCCCATGGGAATCTGCAAGCAAACATCCGCACGCTGGCAAAGTTGGGGAGACACCCCCTGAGCCTCATTGCCGACCAGAAAAACGGTGCGCGCAGGAAACAAGCATCGGTCCAGACGTTCTTTTGCCCCAAGCTGGCTGGCAACCACACAGACACCTGCCCGCTGCATGCTCTCGATCCACGTCTCCAGCGCACCGTGATAAACCGGTACGCGAAACAGGGAACCCATGCTGGAGCGAACCACCTTGTCATTATACAGATCCACCGTACCCTTGCCGAGCAGCACAAAATCCACGCCAAACGCATCGGCCGTCCGGAGAATCGTTCCCAAATTCCCGGGATCCTGGACGGCATCCACCAACAATCCCGTCAATCGAGGCTCGTGCAAGCGTTTCTCCAGCGGTTTCCGCGGCTCCTCGATGCGGAGGACGGCCACCACGCCCTGCGGGTGCTGTGTCGCGGCAAGGCGCCTGAAAATGGCATCCGGAACCACGTAACAGGGAACGCCCCTTTCCTCCAATTCCTCGGCCCAAGCGGCCGGCAGCTCTTCCCCTTCGCGCAGGACAACCGCTTCAAACCGGGCACCGGTGCGCAGCGCTTCCTCCAGCAGGTGAACCCCCTCGATCAAATAGGCTCTTTGGGCATCCCGCCCCTTTCTGGTGTACAGCTTCTGCCATTTCTTGATCTTTGGATTGCTCGGGGAAACAATGGGTTCCATCAGGTGTTCTCCTCCAGCTCCTGCAAGTCATCATTGTGTCCGATCACCACCATGATATCCCCCTCGCGCAGCCGATCCTCCGCCCGCGGCGCAATATTGATGTTTTTGCCGTTCTTAATGGCGATGATGTTACAACCATAACGGGCGCGAATGTTCAGTTCGGCCAGGCTTTTTCCAACCATGGCCGGAGAAACGGAAATATCCACGATGCTGTAATCCTCGGCAAATTCGATGAAATCAAGGATGTTGGGCGAGATCAGGTTGTGCGCCACCCGGATGCCCATATCCCTTTCGGGGAAGATGACCTTGTTGGCGCCGATTTTCTGAAGCACTTTCCCGTGCAGCTCATTTCGCGCCTTGACGACAACGGTCGGCACCCCCATTTCCTTGACGATCAGGGTCGCCATGATGCTGGACTGGATATCCTCGCCAATCGCGATGACCACGACGTCAAAGTTGCGAATGCCCAGCGACTTTAACGCGTTCTCATCCGTGGCGTCTGCCTGAACGACGTGCGTCACGATGCCCGCATGCTCCTGCACCCGTTCCTCATCCCTGTCAATCGCCAGCACTTCATAATCCATCTTGGACAACGTCTTGGCCACGCTGCTGCCAAAACGTCCCAAACCGATCACCACAAATTGCTTTTTCATCAGCCCACCCCGTTGCTTGCATTCAGAAATGGAACTGTTCACCTTATTTTACATACTTGCCATGTGGAAGACCATACTAAAGAAAAAATGACGGGAGGGATTCTGTGAATCTCGACTTGCGACAAGCCATCATGCGCAACGTCCATGGAAAGTCTGTCGAAGAATTGCGCGAAATCATCCAAGATGCAGTGGGCCAGGAAGAAAAAGTGCTCCCCGGCCTGGGCGTGTTGTTTGAAATCATCTGGCAGCACAGCCCGACAGAAGAGCAAAACGAGATGATTGCCACACTGCATCAACATGTGTGACTGTCCCGCCATCGGTGCAACGCGATCGCAGGAACGTGAAACCGCCCTTCAGCTATACCAAAGCAAAAGGGCGGTTTTTCGGTGAATCCGCTTATCCGCAATTCCTCATCCGCGATGCAACTTTTCTACCGTCGCCCGATCCAATTTCTTGATCAGGGCAACCAGCAGCTGGACGCCATGCTCAAAATCATCCTCATGCAAAATGGAAACATGGCTGTGAATATACCGCGTGGGAATGCTGATCACCATCGTCGGGACGCCGATCCCCTGCAGGTGAAAACGTCCCGCATCCGTGCCTCCTCCGGCCATGGCGTCATACTGGAACGGTATGTTCAGCTCCTCCGCGGTCTCAAGCACCAAATTGCGCAATCCGAGATGGGGGATCATCGAGGCGTCATATAGCAAAATTTGTGGCCCCTTGCCCAATTTGCTTTGCGCCTCTTGCGGTTTGATCCCCGGGGTGTCACCGGCAATTCCCACGTCCAGCGCAAAGGCCACATCCGGCTGGATGGCGTTGGCCAAGGTTTGTGCCCCGCGCAGGCCCACCTCCTCCTGAACCGTCGCGCCGGAATAGACGATGTTCGGGTGGGATTCCGCCTGCAACCGCCTTAGAACCTCAATGGCCATTGCACAGCCAATCCGGTTGTCCCAAGCCTTGGCGAGAAGCAGCTTAGGATTTTTCATCACAGTAAACGGGGTCACCGGGATGACCATATCTCCCGGCCGTACCCCGAAACTTTCCGCCTCCTCCTTGCTGGAGGCCCCGATGTCGATAAACATCTCCTCTTTTTTGACCGGCTTTTTGCGCTCTTCGGCAGGCAAAATGTGCGGCGGTTTTGAACCGATGACACCGATGATCGCCTCGCCGTGGCGTGTATACACCTTGACGCGCTGGGCCAGCATGACCTGCTCCCACCAACCGCCCAACGTTTGGAAGCGAAGAAATCCTTCTTCCGTAATCTGCGTCACCATAAAAGCCACTTCATCCATATGCCCCGCCAGCAGGATCTTTGGGCCATTGGGATCGCCAATCTTCTTGCCCACGATACTGCCCAGGCGATCCGTCTCAAGGCCATCGCACAGCGGTTTCAGGTAATCAGCCATGATTTGCCGCACGCGCCCCTCAAAACCTGGAGCACCTGGCGCCTCCGTCAGGTCTTTAAACATCTTTAAGCGCTGTTGATCGGCCACGCCATTCTCCCCTTTCTCTCGATTGAGCAAATGATCATCCGTTTCTAGGGTTGGCCACTTCCGTCTTGATCCTCATTATACATCAATCGACCCGCTTCTCCATCCGTCTCGCCGACATCCCAGGCGGGCAGATAGGCCATCAGTTCGAAATGGGCATATTCGGTGTAGCTGTTCCATCCTCTTTTGATCCATTCCCAAAGCCGCATGCATGCCATCCTTTCGCCCTGTTTTGCTGTTCCTTCTTAGCTTCTCCAAATGAAACCCGTGCTAGACGGCGGCTTTGGATAGATACATCTATCTTATGTATACATCTACCTTAAATTTGCCAACTTGTGCTGATATAATGATTATTGTCATAAAGGTATGCTTACACTGAGGAGGAACGTTATGGCTCAACTGCAGATTGTCTCGATCCCCGTCACGTCGCCCGTACCGATGTTGGAATCGGAAGCCAACTGTTACTTGCTCGGCACCGAGCATGAAAGCATTCTGATCGATGCCGGCTACGATCAATGGAATACCGCTGAGGCGATTCAAAAAGCGGTGCAGGAAAGCCAGCTCGCCACCCCAAACCGGATCCTCTTGACCCACTCGCATCCCGATCACGCGCCAGGGGCCAAGCGGCTAAAGCACTGGGAAGCCACGTTGATGTTCCATCC
The sequence above is drawn from the Bacillus thermozeamaize genome and encodes:
- a CDS encoding small acid-soluble spore protein SspI yields the protein MNLDLRQAIMRNVHGKSVEELREIIQDAVGQEEKVLPGLGVLFEIIWQHSPTEEQNEMIATLHQHV
- a CDS encoding potassium uptake system protein; the encoded protein is MMKKQFVVIGLGRFGSSVAKTLSKMDYEVLAIDRDEERVQEHAGIVTHVVQADATDENALKSLGIRNFDVVVIAIGEDIQSSIMATLIVKEMGVPTVVVKARNELHGKVLQKIGANKVIFPERDMGIRVAHNLISPNILDFIEFAEDYSIVDISVSPAMVGKSLAELNIRARYGCNIIAIKNGKNINIAPRAEDRLREGDIMVVIGHNDDLQELEENT
- a CDS encoding peptidase M28 — its product is MADQQRLKMFKDLTEAPGAPGFEGRVRQIMADYLKPLCDGLETDRLGSIVGKKIGDPNGPKILLAGHMDEVAFMVTQITEEGFLRFQTLGGWWEQVMLAQRVKVYTRHGEAIIGVIGSKPPHILPAEERKKPVKKEEMFIDIGASSKEEAESFGVRPGDMVIPVTPFTVMKNPKLLLAKAWDNRIGCAMAIEVLRRLQAESHPNIVYSGATVQEEVGLRGAQTLANAIQPDVAFALDVGIAGDTPGIKPQEAQSKLGKGPQILLYDASMIPHLGLRNLVLETAEELNIPFQYDAMAGGGTDAGRFHLQGIGVPTMVISIPTRYIHSHVSILHEDDFEHGVQLLVALIKKLDRATVEKLHRG